The proteins below come from a single Odontesthes bonariensis isolate fOdoBon6 chromosome 18, fOdoBon6.hap1, whole genome shotgun sequence genomic window:
- the LOC142367118 gene encoding phosphatidylinositol 4-kinase beta-like — protein MADAEVSLSPALQPLHLSPSHSSQPPLPASSSSPTTFSCPSSPSSASSSSSSSSSSCSESSSDCPNHHHHHHSHHHHRPRPQLQLPPPSHSEQPSSPSASPRSSSPSGSIGSTGSLGSSSASEGIGSSGMSSSGDPREPSPLLDVISEDAMEMDLVVDQVIDPEVALKACQEVLLKVKLLDNKQQQDDHQHHHQQNNSDVTERCSSQWHMSPDTSSIKEEDENEEEGQKAVVASQQNPPLPAPPGSSSPSSSSKQSWLLRLFESKLFDVSMAISYLYKSKEPGVQAYIGNRLFSFPDSEVEFYLPQLLSMYVHMDTEVGDAIRPYLMHRCKGSITFSLLSAWLLGAYSSDMHISTQRHSRGTKFRKLILSDELKPSAPPCDLPRSVSASVSDSPLSSPSNRRCHRRHNSSNTEAFVAPSSVVGPAPNGPDQGEVFVSPSRRTHQRSKSDATTASSGLGASLRRTGSNPKVEAVHEEPERLRPQREFVKSLFGIGKRLATLPTKEQKTQRLISELSLLNHKLPARVWLPTAEQQHHVCRVPHTQAVVLNSKDKAPYIIYVEVLECDSFETSPVPVRIPETRIRSARSADNLDCGTAANSNANSGVMTSEHRAGSFSTVPNYDNDDEAWATDDIGQLQVEAEAQTSSSDNISQFSVDSITSLESKEPVFIAAGDIRRRLSENLAHPPTSFRRDPEDPSAVALKEPWEEKVRRIREASPYGHLLNWRLLSVIVKCGDDLRQELLAYQVLKQLQSIWQQERVPLWIKPYKILVMSSDSGMIEPVLNAVSLHQVRKQSQLSLLDYFLQEHGSFTTEAFLTAQRNFVQSCAGYSLICYLLQVKDRHNGNILLDSEGHIIHIDFGFILSSSPRNLGFETSAFKLTSEFVDVMGGLDGDMFIYYKMLMLQGLIAARKHMEKVLQIVEIMQQGSHLPCFHGSSTIRGLKERFHMSLTEEQLQLLVEQLVDGSMRSITTKLYDSFQYVTNGIM, from the exons ATGGCCGACGCCGAGGTCTCCTTGTCCCCGGCTCTGCAGCCACTCCACCTTAGCCCCTCTCACTCCTCCCAGCCTCCTCTGCCagcctcttcctcctcccccaCCACTTTCTCctgcccctcctccccctccagtgcctcatcctcctcttcctcttcctcttcctcgtgCTCTGAGAGCTCCTCAGATTGCCCcaatcaccaccaccaccaccacagtcATCATCACCACCGTCCCCGGCCTCAGCTGCAGCTTCCCCCGCCCTCCCACAGCGAGCAGCCGTCCTCCCCCAGCGCCAGCCCTCGCAGCTCCAGCCCCAGCGGGAGCATCGGCAGCACCGGCAGCCTCGGCAGCAGCAGCGCCAGCGAGGGCATCGGCAGCAGCGGCATGTCGAGCAGCGGCGACCCACGGGAGCCGAGTCCACTCCTGGACGTCATCTCAGAGGACGCCATGGAGATGGACCTGGTAGTCGACCAAG TGATCGATCCAGAGGTGGCGCTGAAGGCTTGCCAGGAAGTGCTTCTCAAAGTGAAGCTGCTCgacaacaaacagcaacaagatGACCACCAACATCATCATCAACAAAACAACTCTGATGTCACAGAGCGCTGCAGCTCGCAGTGGCACATGAGCCCAGACACCAGCTCCATCAAAGAGGAGGACGAGAACGAGGAGGAAGGACAAAAAGCTGTCGTTGCGTCCCAGCAAAACCCCCCTCTGCCAGCCCCGCCTGGGTCTTcctcaccatcatcatcatctaaaCAGTCATGGCTCTTGCGCCTGTTTGAATCCAAGCTGTTTGACGTTTCCATGGCAATCTCTTACCTGTACAAGTCGAAGGAGCCGGGGGTGCAGGCGTACATCGGGAACCGCCTCTTCAGCTTCCCTGACAGCGAGGTGGAATTCTACCTGCCACAGCTCCTGAGCATGTACGTGCACATGGACACCGAGGTGGGAGACGCCATCAGACCCTACCTG ATGCATCGCTGCAAAGGCAGCATAACCTTCTCCTTGCTGTCGGCCTGGCTGTTGGGCGCCTACTCCTCCGACATGCACATCTCCACCCAGCGTCACTCCAGAGGCACCAAATTCCGAAAGCTCATCCTATCCGATGAGCTGAAACCTTCTGCTCCACCGTGTGACCTGCCTCGATCTGTTTCAGCGTCTGTGTCCGACAGTCCGCTGTCCTCGCCGTCCAACCGCCGCTGCCACCGCAGgcacaacagcagcaacacGGAGGCCTTCGTCGCCCCCTCCTCTGTTGTCGGCCCTGCCCCAAACGGCCCCGATCAGGGGGAGGTGTTCGTGTCCCCGTCCAGGAGGACCCACCAGAGATCAAAGTCGGACGCCACCACAGCCAGCAGCGGGCTTGGTGCCAGCCTCCGTCGGACTGGCAGTAACCCGAAGGTGGAGGCGGTCCATGAGGAG CCGGAGCGTCTTCGTCCTCAGAGGGAGTTCGTCAAGTCTCTGTTCGGCATCGGAAAGCGTTTGGCCACGCTGCCCACCAAAGAGCAGAAGACCCAGCGGCTGATCTCGGAGCTATCGCTGCTCAACCACAAGCTGCCAGCCAGGGTTTGGTTACCCACAGCTGAGCAGCAGCACCACGTCTGCAGGGTGCCCCACACCCAGGCTGTGGTCCTCAACTCCAAGGACAAG GCTCCCTACATCATCTACGTCGAGGTCCTGGAGTGCGACAGCTTCGAGACGTCTCCTGTTCCTGTCCGGATCCCAGAGACCAGGATCCGCTCCGCTCGCTCTGCAGATAATCTGGACTGCGGCACCGCGGCGAACAGTAATGCTAATAGCGGCGTTATGACGTCAGAGCACAGAGCGGGGAGTTTCTCCACTGTCCCAAACTACGACAATGACGACGAGGCCTGGGCCACGGACGATATTGGACAGCTTCAAGTGGAG gcGGAGGCTCAGACCAGCAGCAGTGACAACATCAGTCAGTTTTCAGTGGACAGCATCACCAGCCTGGAGAGCAAAGAGCCGGTGTTCATCGCTGCAGGAGACATCAG ACGCCGTCTATCAGAAAACCTCGCTCACCCACCGACATCGTTCAGGAGGGACCCCGAGGACCCGTCAGCCGTCGCCCTCAAAGAACCCTGGGAGGAGAAAGTCAG GCGGATCAGAGAAGCCTCTCCGTACGGTCACCTGCTCAACTGGAGGCTGCTGTCGGTCATCGTGAAGTGTGGAGACGACCTGAGACAGGAGCTGCTGGCCTATCAGgtcctcaaacagctgcag TCCATCTGGCAACAGGAGCGAGTTCCTCTGTGGATCAAACCTTATAAGATCCTGGTGATGTCATCAGACAGCGGCATGATCGAGCCCGTCCTCAACGCTGTCTCTCTGCATCAG GTGAGAAAACAAAGTCAGCTGTCGCTGCTGGACTACTTCCTGCAGGAACACGGCAGCTTCACCACGGAAGCTTTCCTCACGGCACAGAGGAACTTTGTCCAGAGCTGCGCTGGATACAGCCTCATCTGTTACCTGCTGCAGGTCAAAGACAG ACACAACGGAAACATCCTGCTGGACTCTGAAGGCCACATCATCCACATAGACTTCGGCTTCATCCTCTCCAGCTCGCCTCGTAACCTCGGCTTCGAGACATCAGCCTTCAAACTGACGTCAGAGTTCGTCGAC GTGATGGGCGGCCTGGACGGAGACATGTTTATCTACTATAAGATGCTGATGCTGCAGGGCCTGATTGCAGCCAGAAAGCACATGGAGAAAGTGTTGCAGATAGTTGAGATCATGCAGCAAG GCTCTCACCTGCCTTGTTTCCACGGCTCCAGCACCATCCGTGGCCTGAAGGAGCGTTTCCACATGTCTCTGAcggaggagcagctgcagctgctggtgGAGCAGCTGGTGGACGGATCCATGCGCTCCATCACAACAAAACTCTATGACTCCTTCCAGTACGTCACCAATGGCATCATGTGA